One Prunus dulcis chromosome 7, ALMONDv2, whole genome shotgun sequence DNA segment encodes these proteins:
- the LOC117634695 gene encoding pentatricopeptide repeat-containing protein At4g37170 — MKSLTLKIPRSFSLICFNRTHSSSSQTQLNKPLIEKTFFKSNTKDGLISRLCKDGKFKEAIDILCEQKRLAEAVQLLNRIDRPSASIYSTLLQFCLQQRALVQGKLVHAHTKVSGFVPGLFICNRLIDLYAKCGSLVDAQKVFDEMSERDLCSWNTMISGYAKVGQLGEARKLFDEMPEKDNFSWTAMISGYVRHERPKEALQLYRMMQRHDNSKSNKFTVSSALAASAAIQSLRLGKEIHGFIMRTGLDSDEVVWSALSDMYGKCGSIEEAKRIFDKMVNRDVVSWTAMIDRYFEDGKREEGFALFSELMKSGIRPNEFTFAGVLNACAHHAAENLGKQVHGYMTRIGFDPLSFASSALVHMYSKCGNTVNANMVFTGMPHPDVVSWTSLIVGYAQNGQPYEALQLFELLLKSGTKPDHITFVGVLSACTHAGLVEKGLEYFHSIKAKHGLAHTADHYACVVDLLARAGRFEEAENFINEMPMKPDKFLWASLIGGCRIHGNLKLAKRAAEALFEIEPENPATYITLANIYATGGMWDEVTKVRKTMHERGVIKKPGLSWIEIKREVHVFLVGDKSHLRYDEIHFFLHELSKRMKEEGYVPDTNFVLHDVEEEQKEHNLSYHSEKLAVAFGIISTPPGTPIKVFKNLRTCVDCHTAIKFISKIANRKIIVRDSNRFHCFEDGNCSCRDYW, encoded by the coding sequence ATGAAATCCTTGACTCTCAAAATTCCCAGATCCTTTTCTCTGATTTGCTTTAACAGAACCCATTCATCATCTTCCCAAACCCAACTAAACAAACCTCTAATTGAGAAAACTTTCTTCAAGTCCAACACCAAAGACGGCCTCATAAGCCGCTTGTGCAAGGACGGAAAATTCAAAGAAGCCATAGACATTCTTTGCGAGCAAAAGCGCTTGGCAGAAGCGGTTCAGTTGCTCAACCGAATAGATAGGCCCTCTGCTTCTATATACTCGACCCTGTTGCAGTTTTGTCTTCAACAACGAGCTCTTGTGCAGGGAAAATTGGTCCATGCCCACACAAAAGTGTCTGGGTTCGTGCCCGGGCTGTTCATTTGTAATCGTTTAATTGACTTGTATGCAAAATGTGGGAGTCTTGTGGATGCCCAGAAGGTTTTTGATGAAATGTCTGAGAGAGATTTGTGTTCTTGGAATACTATGATTTCTGGGTATGCCAAAGTAGGGCAGCTTGGTGAAGCTAGGAAactgtttgatgaaatgcctGAGAAAGATAATTTTTCTTGGACCGCAATGATATCAGGGTATGTTCGCCATGAAAGGCCTAAAGAGGCTTTGCAGTTGTATAGGATGATGCAAAGGCACGATAATTCAAAGTCTAATAAGTTCACCGTGTCTAGTGCTCTAGCTGCTTCAGCAGCCATCCAGAGTTTAAGACTGGGGAAGGAGATTCATGGTTTTATAATGCGAACTGGGTTGGACTCGGATGAGGTGGTTTGGAGTGCCTTGTCAGATATGTATGGAAAATGTGGGAGTATAGAGGAAGCTAAGCGCATTTTTGATAAGATGGTGAATCGAGATGTTGTTTCGTGGACAGCCATGATTGATAGATATTTTGAGGATgggaagagggaagagggaTTTGCTTTGTTCTCGGAGTTGATGAAGTCGGGCATTAGGCCGAATGAGTTCACCTTTGCAGGGGTTTTGAATGCCTGCGCTCATCATGCCGCTGAGAACCTGGGCAAGCAGGTTCATGGGTACATGACACGGATAGGATTTGACCCCTTGTCGTTTGCATCAAGTGCCCTTGTTCATATGTATTCGAAGTGTGGAAACACAGTGAATGCAAATATGGTGTTTACAGGGATGCCCCATCCAGATGTGGTTTCATGGACTTCCCTGATCGTCGGGTATGCTCAGAATGGTCAACCTTATGAGGCTCTTCAGTTGTTTGAATTGTTACTTAAATCAGGTACTAAGCCTGATCACATTACTTTTGTAGGTGTTCTTTCCGCTTGTACTCATGCTGGCTTAGTTGAAAAAGGACTTGAATATTTCCATTCAATTAAGGCAAAACATGGTTTAGCACATACTGCGGATCACTATGCCTGTGTAGTTGATTTATTGGCTCGAGCTGGCCGATTTGAAGAGGCTGAGAATTTTATCAATGAAATGCCAATGAAGCCGGATAAGTTCTTGTGGGCTTCCTTAATTGGTGGTTGTCGAATTCATGGAAACCTCAAGCTGGCAAAGCGAGCTGCAGAAGCATTGTTTGAGATAGAACCTGAGAATCCTGCTACTTATATTACTCTAGCCAACATTTATGCTACTGGTGGCATGTGGGATGAAGTAACAAAGGTCAGAAAAACAATGCATGAAAGAGGGGTAATAAAGAAACCAGGTTTGAGTTGGATTGAGATCAAGAGAGAGGTGCATGTTTTCTTAGTAGGAGACAAGTCCCACCTGAGATATGATGAAATACATTTCTTTTTGCATGAGCTTTCAAAGAGGATGAAGGAAGAAGGGTATGTCCCTGACACAAATTTTGTGCTGCATGATGTTGAGGAGGAGCAGAAAGAGCATAACCTCTCCTACCACAGTGAGAAGCTTGCAGTTGCGTTTGGCATTATTTCTACTCCACCAGGAACACCAATCAAGGTTTTTAAGAATTTAAGAACATGTGTAGATTGTCATACTGCgattaaatttatttctaaGATTGCtaacagaaaaataatagtGCGGGATTCAAATCGGTTCCATTGTTTTGAGGATGGGAACTGCTCATGTCGAGACTATTGGTGA
- the LOC117634696 gene encoding 2-alkenal reductase (NADP(+)-dependent)-like, giving the protein MMKKLIPNKQIVLNHYVTGYPKESDFGLRSSTTSCTLSHGSTSSAVLLKNLYLSCDPYMRHRMSDHISHSGTIVQSFTSGSVLVGYGVSKVIESTHPSFKEGDFVWGMIGWEEYTLITTPDSLNKINFTDVPRSYYAGILGMPGIAAYAGFHKICYPKEGDCVYVSSASGGVGQLVGQFAKLMGCYVVGSASTKEKVDLLKHKMGFDEAFNNKEEHDLGSALRRYFPQGIDIYFDNVGGHMLDEVILHMKVHGRIALCGMISQYNIEKPEGVHNMFSLIMKRIEMKGFVENDFGHVYPELVELCIKYLQEGKLVYVEDIAQGLENAPSALVGIFYGRNVGKQAVCIAKE; this is encoded by the coding sequence ATGATGAAGAAGCTCATTCCCAACAAACAGATCGTCCTGAATCACTATGTAACTGGGTACCCAAAAGAGAGTGACTTTGGATTGCGATCCTCTACAACCAGTTGCACCCTTTCCCATGGTTCCACATCATCTGCTGTTCTTCTAAAGAACCTATACCTCTCCTGTGATCCTTACATGCGGCACCGCATGTCCGATCATATCTCCCATTCCGGGACTATTGTCCAGTCCTTCACCTCTGGCTCTGTCCTTGTGGGATATGGCGTGTCCAAAGTCATAGAGTCTACACATCCAAGCTTCAAAGAAGGTGACTTTGTTTGGGGAATGATTGGATGGGAAGAGTACACTTTGATCACTACCCCTGATAGCCTAAACAAGATCAATTTTACCGACGTACCCCGCTCATACTATGCAGGCATTCTGGGCATGCCAGGAATTGCTGCTTATGCTGGATTTCACAAAATATGCTATCCCAAAGAAGGGGATTGTGTGTATGTTTCTTCTGCATCAGGAGGAGTTGGTCAACTTGTTGGTCAATTTGCCAAACTTATGGGTTGCTATGTTGTTGGAAGTGCCAGCACTAAAGAGAAGGTTGATCTCTTAAAGCACAAGATGGGATTTGATGAAGCATTTAACAACAAAGAGGAGCATGATTTGGGTTCGGCATTAAGAAGGTACTTCCCTCAAGGCATTGACATTTACTTTGACAATGTGGGCGGTCACATGCTTGATGAAGTTATCTTGCACATGAAAGTTCATGGCCGGATTGCACTCTGTGGCATGATTTCTCAGTACAATATTGAGAAACCAGAGGGTGTACACAATATGTTTAGCCTGATCATGAAGCGGATCGAGATGAAGGGGTTTGTTGAAAACGATTTCGGGCATGTGTATCCAGAGTTGGTCGAGTTATGTATCAAATACTTGCAGGAAGGGAAGCTGGTCTATGTTGAAGATATTGCTCAGGGCCTGGAGAATGCCCCTTCTGCTCTTGTTGGAATTTTCTATGGCCGCAATGTTGGTAAGCAGGCCGTTTGTATTGCTAAGGAGTAA
- the LOC117636180 gene encoding probable disease resistance protein At5g66900 isoform X1, whose product MALAVGVGALRAAFQMLLDAVIAVKAETTMFKPLLGNIKSTLDALQPMIEDIEKYNPKEGLENYAMQMEEGVNLVRKCSKVGVWSCCRKYRYTKKLDELDRCLQRLVDVLKVQGIRDVRETLVSLRNIETVLHRIEGNLVTQNQSEKINGWSAVPEPPPVTVGLDVPVKELKVKLLKDHVSMLVLTAAGGCGKTTLAKKFCQDQEVKDKFKDNIFFVTLSKKPNLDLIVHELYQRKGSQVPAFQNEVIAVNWLQQFLKETGQSPLLLVLDDVWSGSESLLEKFDQFKMSNYKVLVTSRFAFPRFGSPYHLESLNDADAMALFRHSASLDDKTSYAREDLSRKIVELCKGFPLAITEVGRSLRGQPIEIWRKKVMEWSKGSSILASNSDLLACLQSSLDALDKEKPILKECFLDFCSFPKDQRISAATLIDMWAELYGLDEPSLSIANLYELTTQSLANLVDIRNEREADGYYTEHFVTQHDMLRELAIHQASQEPIGQRKRLTIDIRGDNLPNWLTEAKHQLMQARLLSISTDGAFSKKWPNMQLPKLEVLVLNFETNSYTLPEFVKKMDNLKVLIVTNYGFLPSELNNFQLLGSSSNLKRIRLERISIPSISKNLKQLKSLQKISLFMCSIGQAFGKGSIQILDALPNLAEMHIDYCHDLVELPAELCDLIRLKKLSITNCHNLSALPEKIGKLVSLEVLRLRSCTNLLELPDSIRNLEKLKFLDISYCLSIKEFPEHIGEMCSLKKLNMRQCSRLQDLPASVLDLERLKNVICDEETEILWEPFLPLLKNIHIKVVKEDINLNWLHEHPSCMDSS is encoded by the exons ATGGCATTGGCAGTAGGCGTGGGTGCTCTAAGAGCAGCATTTCAAATGCTGCTTGATGCGGTTATAGCAGTGAAGGCAGAGACTACCATGTTTAAGCCTCTCCTTGGAAATATCAAATCCACACTAGACGCTTTACAGCCAATGATAGAAGACATAGAAAAATATAACCCAAAGGAGGGGCTAGAAAATTATGCAATGCAAATGGAGGAGGGGGTAAATCTTGTTCGCAAGTGCAGCAAGGTTGGTGTGTGGAGCTGCTGCAGGAAATATAGATACACCAAAAAACTTGATGAATTGGATAGATGTCTTCAAAGACTAGTGGATGTGTTGAAAGTGCAGGGCATAAGGGATGTCAGGGAGACCTTGGTTTCATTAAGGAACATAGAGACGGTGCTGCATCGTATCGAAGGGAACTTAGTGACGCAAAATCAGTCTGAAAAAATCAATGGTTGGTCTGCTGTGCCTGAACCTCCACCGGTTACAGTCGGGTTGGATGTGCCAGTGAAGGAGTTGAAGGTAAAGCTTCTTAAGGATCATGTGTCCATGCTTGTGCTGACTGCTGCTGGTGGATGTGGGAAAACCACATTGGCAAAAAAGTTTTGTCAAGATCAGGAAGTAAAAG ATAAATTCAAGGACAACATCTTCTTTGTCACTCTTTCCAAGAAGCCCAACTTGGACCTTATTGTACATGAACTATATCAACGGAAGGGTTCCCAGGTGCCTGCTTTCCAAAACGAAGTAATTGCGGTTAACTGGTTGCAACAATTTCTGAAGGAAACAGGACAAAGTCCTTTACTGTTAGTCCTGGATGATGTTTGGTCAGGATCGGAGTCCCTTCTTGAGAAGTTTGAtcaattcaaaatgtcaaattacAAAGTTCTGGTCACGTCAAGATTTGCATTTCCAAGATTTGGTTCTCCATATCATTTGGAATCATTGAATGATGCAGATGCAATGGCTCTTTTTCGTCATTCAGCATCCTTGGATGATAAGACCTCTTATGCTCGGGAAGACCTTTCAAGAAAG ATAGTAGAGCTCTGTAAGGGATTTCCACTTGCCATTACAGAGGTTGGAAGATCACTTCGCGGCCAGCCTATAGAGATCTGGCGAAAAAAAGTAATGGAATGGTCTAAAGGTTCTTCTATACTTGCATCTAACAGTGATTTGCTTGCTTGCCTCCAAAGCAGCTTAGATGCCTTGGATAAAGAAAAACCTATCCTCAAGGAATGTTTCCTAGACTTTTGCTCATTTCCTAAAGATCAAAGGATCTCTGCTGCCACCCTCATAGATATGTGGGCTGAGTTATATGGGCTAGACGAACCTAGTCTGTCCATTGCAAACCTCTATGAACTAACCACCCAGAGTTTAGCTAATCTTGTAGACATAAG GAATGAGAGGGAGGCGGATGGCTATTACACTGAACACTTTGTTACTCAGCATGATATGCTTAGAGAGTTGGCTATCCATCAGGCGAGCCAGGAACCAATAGGACAGAGAAAAAGACTAACTATAGACATACGTGGAGACAATCTTCCTAACTGGCTGACAGAGGCAAAGCATCAGCTCATGCAGGCTCGACTATTATCTATCTCAACTG ATGGAGCGTTCTCAAAAAAATGGCCAAACATGCAACTACCAAAATTAGAGGTTCTAGTTCTAAATTTTGAAACAAACAGCTACACCTTACCCGAATTTGTGAAGAAAATGGATAATTTAAAGGTTCTAATAGTCACAAATTACGGTTTCTTACCTTCGGAGTTAAATAATTTTCAACTACTTGGTTCGTCAtcaaatctgaaaagaattaGATTGGAACGCATTTCAATTCCTTCCATAAGCAAGAACCTCAAACAGTTGAAAAGTTTACAGAAGATATCTTTATTCATGTGTAGCATCGGTCAAGCTTTTGGTAAAGGTTCCATCCAAATTCTAGATGCATTGCCAAATCTAGCTGAAATGCACATAGATTATTGCCATGATCTGGTGGAATTGCCAGCCGAGCTTTGTGATCTTATTCGCCTTAAGAAGCTTAGCATCACTAACTGTCATAACTTATCCGCCTTGCCTGAAAAGATTGGAAAGCTAGTAAGTTTGGAAGTGTTGAGGCTTAGGTCATGTACAAACTTGTTAGAGTTGCCAGACTCGATTAGGAACCTTGAAAAGTTAAAGTTTCTCGACATATCCTATTGCTTGAGCATTAAGGAGTTCCCTGAACACATTGGTGAGATGTGCAGTTTAAAAAAGCTCAACATGAGACAATGCTCAAGATTGCAAGATCTGCCTGCATCAGTTTTGGACCTTGAACGGTTGAAGAATGTGATATGTGACGAAGAGACTGAAATTTTATGGGAACCCTTCTTACCCCTTCTCAAAAACATACACATAAAGGTGGTCAAAGAAGATATCAACCTAAATTGGCTCCACGAGCATCCATCTTGCATGGATTCTTCTTGA
- the LOC117636180 gene encoding probable disease resistance protein At5g66890 isoform X2, translating to MLLDAVIAVKAETTMFKPLLGNIKSTLDALQPMIEDIEKYNPKEGLENYAMQMEEGVNLVRKCSKVGVWSCCRKYRYTKKLDELDRCLQRLVDVLKVQGIRDVRETLVSLRNIETVLHRIEGNLVTQNQSEKINGWSAVPEPPPVTVGLDVPVKELKVKLLKDHVSMLVLTAAGGCGKTTLAKKFCQDQEVKDKFKDNIFFVTLSKKPNLDLIVHELYQRKGSQVPAFQNEVIAVNWLQQFLKETGQSPLLLVLDDVWSGSESLLEKFDQFKMSNYKVLVTSRFAFPRFGSPYHLESLNDADAMALFRHSASLDDKTSYAREDLSRKIVELCKGFPLAITEVGRSLRGQPIEIWRKKVMEWSKGSSILASNSDLLACLQSSLDALDKEKPILKECFLDFCSFPKDQRISAATLIDMWAELYGLDEPSLSIANLYELTTQSLANLVDIRNEREADGYYTEHFVTQHDMLRELAIHQASQEPIGQRKRLTIDIRGDNLPNWLTEAKHQLMQARLLSISTDGAFSKKWPNMQLPKLEVLVLNFETNSYTLPEFVKKMDNLKVLIVTNYGFLPSELNNFQLLGSSSNLKRIRLERISIPSISKNLKQLKSLQKISLFMCSIGQAFGKGSIQILDALPNLAEMHIDYCHDLVELPAELCDLIRLKKLSITNCHNLSALPEKIGKLVSLEVLRLRSCTNLLELPDSIRNLEKLKFLDISYCLSIKEFPEHIGEMCSLKKLNMRQCSRLQDLPASVLDLERLKNVICDEETEILWEPFLPLLKNIHIKVVKEDINLNWLHEHPSCMDSS from the exons ATGCTGCTTGATGCGGTTATAGCAGTGAAGGCAGAGACTACCATGTTTAAGCCTCTCCTTGGAAATATCAAATCCACACTAGACGCTTTACAGCCAATGATAGAAGACATAGAAAAATATAACCCAAAGGAGGGGCTAGAAAATTATGCAATGCAAATGGAGGAGGGGGTAAATCTTGTTCGCAAGTGCAGCAAGGTTGGTGTGTGGAGCTGCTGCAGGAAATATAGATACACCAAAAAACTTGATGAATTGGATAGATGTCTTCAAAGACTAGTGGATGTGTTGAAAGTGCAGGGCATAAGGGATGTCAGGGAGACCTTGGTTTCATTAAGGAACATAGAGACGGTGCTGCATCGTATCGAAGGGAACTTAGTGACGCAAAATCAGTCTGAAAAAATCAATGGTTGGTCTGCTGTGCCTGAACCTCCACCGGTTACAGTCGGGTTGGATGTGCCAGTGAAGGAGTTGAAGGTAAAGCTTCTTAAGGATCATGTGTCCATGCTTGTGCTGACTGCTGCTGGTGGATGTGGGAAAACCACATTGGCAAAAAAGTTTTGTCAAGATCAGGAAGTAAAAG ATAAATTCAAGGACAACATCTTCTTTGTCACTCTTTCCAAGAAGCCCAACTTGGACCTTATTGTACATGAACTATATCAACGGAAGGGTTCCCAGGTGCCTGCTTTCCAAAACGAAGTAATTGCGGTTAACTGGTTGCAACAATTTCTGAAGGAAACAGGACAAAGTCCTTTACTGTTAGTCCTGGATGATGTTTGGTCAGGATCGGAGTCCCTTCTTGAGAAGTTTGAtcaattcaaaatgtcaaattacAAAGTTCTGGTCACGTCAAGATTTGCATTTCCAAGATTTGGTTCTCCATATCATTTGGAATCATTGAATGATGCAGATGCAATGGCTCTTTTTCGTCATTCAGCATCCTTGGATGATAAGACCTCTTATGCTCGGGAAGACCTTTCAAGAAAG ATAGTAGAGCTCTGTAAGGGATTTCCACTTGCCATTACAGAGGTTGGAAGATCACTTCGCGGCCAGCCTATAGAGATCTGGCGAAAAAAAGTAATGGAATGGTCTAAAGGTTCTTCTATACTTGCATCTAACAGTGATTTGCTTGCTTGCCTCCAAAGCAGCTTAGATGCCTTGGATAAAGAAAAACCTATCCTCAAGGAATGTTTCCTAGACTTTTGCTCATTTCCTAAAGATCAAAGGATCTCTGCTGCCACCCTCATAGATATGTGGGCTGAGTTATATGGGCTAGACGAACCTAGTCTGTCCATTGCAAACCTCTATGAACTAACCACCCAGAGTTTAGCTAATCTTGTAGACATAAG GAATGAGAGGGAGGCGGATGGCTATTACACTGAACACTTTGTTACTCAGCATGATATGCTTAGAGAGTTGGCTATCCATCAGGCGAGCCAGGAACCAATAGGACAGAGAAAAAGACTAACTATAGACATACGTGGAGACAATCTTCCTAACTGGCTGACAGAGGCAAAGCATCAGCTCATGCAGGCTCGACTATTATCTATCTCAACTG ATGGAGCGTTCTCAAAAAAATGGCCAAACATGCAACTACCAAAATTAGAGGTTCTAGTTCTAAATTTTGAAACAAACAGCTACACCTTACCCGAATTTGTGAAGAAAATGGATAATTTAAAGGTTCTAATAGTCACAAATTACGGTTTCTTACCTTCGGAGTTAAATAATTTTCAACTACTTGGTTCGTCAtcaaatctgaaaagaattaGATTGGAACGCATTTCAATTCCTTCCATAAGCAAGAACCTCAAACAGTTGAAAAGTTTACAGAAGATATCTTTATTCATGTGTAGCATCGGTCAAGCTTTTGGTAAAGGTTCCATCCAAATTCTAGATGCATTGCCAAATCTAGCTGAAATGCACATAGATTATTGCCATGATCTGGTGGAATTGCCAGCCGAGCTTTGTGATCTTATTCGCCTTAAGAAGCTTAGCATCACTAACTGTCATAACTTATCCGCCTTGCCTGAAAAGATTGGAAAGCTAGTAAGTTTGGAAGTGTTGAGGCTTAGGTCATGTACAAACTTGTTAGAGTTGCCAGACTCGATTAGGAACCTTGAAAAGTTAAAGTTTCTCGACATATCCTATTGCTTGAGCATTAAGGAGTTCCCTGAACACATTGGTGAGATGTGCAGTTTAAAAAAGCTCAACATGAGACAATGCTCAAGATTGCAAGATCTGCCTGCATCAGTTTTGGACCTTGAACGGTTGAAGAATGTGATATGTGACGAAGAGACTGAAATTTTATGGGAACCCTTCTTACCCCTTCTCAAAAACATACACATAAAGGTGGTCAAAGAAGATATCAACCTAAATTGGCTCCACGAGCATCCATCTTGCATGGATTCTTCTTGA
- the LOC117636188 gene encoding probable disease resistance protein At5g66900, with the protein MGGPDFGGAGIGALFNMLYDGLKELIGKNVIYKTLLKAIISRLDILHPLIKEIAKYNKDLDLPDKELENLKVGMEKGIELVHKCSKIRAWNIYKKYKYANKLLDWNESLLGLLDMLNVQGIRDVKGSSVSVRNIEKVVSRIESSLVLQYQDETEVWGAPPELPALVVGLDFPLKELKRKLLNLKDGVSMLVLTASGGCGKTTLATAFCQDQEVKDTFGDNIFFVTVSSNPNLERIVQELHLRRGSKVPTLGNEINAVKWLHHFLKEQGQNPLLLVLDDVWSGSESLLEKFDQFKMPNYKLLVTSRSEFRGFGSPYSLQSLDYHNAMKLFHHSASLGDKSSLIPQDLSRQMVERCKGFPLAIKVLGRSLCGQPIEIWKKRVIEWTRGSTVHDSEAELLLCLQSSLEALDKEMAIIKECFLDLGSFPEDQRIPAAALIDIWEELYDLDEDTECIANLYELTKRSLANVVVTRKENMEGDEYYNEHFVTQHDILRELAIYYSKLEPAEQRTRLIIDMRGNKLPKWWREQKHPLMKARLLSISTDGVFSGKWHNMQVPEVEVLVLNFQTENYALPESVENMDKLKALVVTNYGFLPAELSNFQLLSSLSNLKRIRLERISILSITKNPIELKSLQKISLFMCNIGQAFSNCSIPISSAFPNIEEMNIDYCHDLVELPAELCGLSQLKKLSVTNCHKLSALPEEIGKLTKLEVLRLKSCTDLVKLPGSMKSLKKLDFLDISDCFSIRELPEDIGDISNLRKINMRQCLRLEELPLSVLDLEQLKEVICDEETKYLWESFSSHLNNVSINVAKENINLNWLHHTQI; encoded by the exons ATGGGAGGACCAGATTTTGGAGGGGCTGGTATAGGAGCACTGTTTAATATGTTGTATGATGGCCTCAAGGAGCTGATCGGCAAGAATGTCATATATAAAACTCTCCTCAAAGCCATCATATCGAGGTTAGACATTTTACACCCATTGATCAAAGAAATAGCAAAATACAACAAGGATTTGGATCTCCCAGATAAGGAACTAGAAAATCTGAAAGTAGGGATGGAGAAGGGCATAGAGCTGGTCCACAAGTGCTCAAAGATTCGTGCTTGGAACATCTATAAAAAGTACAAATATGCCAACAAACTTCTTGATTGGAACGAATCTCTTCTAGGGCTTTTAGATATGCTGAATGTGCAGGGCATAAGGGATGTGAAGGGGAGCTCGGTTTCGGTGAGGAACATAGAGAAGGTGGTCAGCCGAATTGAATCAAGTTTGGTGTTACAATATCAAGATGAGACTGAAGTTTGGGGTGCACCACCTGAACTGCCGGCGCTTGTAGTTGGGTTGGATTTTCCTTTGAAGGAGTTGAAGAGGAAGCTTCTTAATCTTAAAGATGGGGTGTCAATGCTTGTTCTGACCGCTTCTGGAGGATGTGGCAAGACCACTTTGGCAACAGCATTTTGTCAGGATCAGGAAGTCAAAG ATACATTCGGGGACAATATCTTCTTTGTCACTGTTTCAAGCAACCCCAACTTGGAACGTATTGTTCAAGAACTTCATCTACGCAGGGGTTCCAAAGTACCTACTCTCGGAAACGAAATAAATGCAGTTAAGTGGCTGCACCATTTTCTCAAGGAACAAGGACAAAATCCTTTACTGTTGGTCCTGGATGATGTTTGGTCTGGATCAGAATCCCTTCTGGAGAAGTTTGATCAATTTAAAATGCCAAATTACAAGCTTTTGGTGACATCAAGGTCTGAGTTTCGGGGATTTGGCTCTCCATATTCTTTACAGTCATTGGATTATCACAATGCAATGAAACTTTTTCATCATTCAGCATCCTTGGGAGATAAGAGCTCTCTTATTCCACAAGATCTTTCAAGACAG ATGGTAGAGCGTTGTAAGGGATTTCCACTTGCCATTAAAGTGCTTGGGAGatcactttgcgggcagccTATAGAGATCTGGAAAAAGAGAGTAATTGAATGGACTAGAGGTTCTACTGTTCATGATTCAGAGGCTGAATTGCTTCTTTGTCTCCAAAGCAGCTTAGAAGCATTGGATAAAGAAATGGCTATCATAAAGGAATGTTTCTTAGACCTGGGTTCATTTCCTGAAGACCAAAGAATCCCTGCTGCTGCCCTCATTGATATATGGGAAGAGTTATATGATCTAGATGAAGACACAGAGTGCATTGCAAACCTCTACGAGCTCACCAAGCGAAGTCTCGCTAATGTTGTAGTCACAAG GAAGGAAAATATGGAAGGGGATGAGTACTACAATGAACACTTTGTTACCCAACATGATATTCTTAGAGAGCTAGCCATCTACTACTCAAAACTAGAACCAGCAGAACAGAGAACAAGACTGATTATAGACATGCGAGGAAACAAACTTCCCAAGTGGTGGAGAGAACAGAAGCATCCATTGATGAAGGCTCGCCTGTTATCTATCTCAACAG ACGGTGTATTTTCAGGAAAATGGCACAACATGCAAGTACCAGAAGTTGAGGTTCTAGTCTTGAATTTCCAGACAGAGAACTATGCCTTACCCGAATCTGTGGAGAACATGGATAAATTGAAGGCTTTAGTAGTCACAAATTATGGTTTCTTACCAGCTGAGTTAAGTAACTTTCAACTTCTGAGCTCGTTATCAAATTTGAAGAGAATCAGATTAGAACGCATCTCAATCCTTTCCATAACCAAGAACCCCATAGAATTGAAGAGTCTGCAGAAGATATCCTTGTTCATGTGCAATATCGGTCAAGCTTTCAGCAACTGCTCCATCCCAATCTCATCAGCATTCCCGAATATAGAGGAAATGAACATTGACTATTGCCATGATTTGGTGGAATTGCCTGCCGAGCTCTGTGGTCTTAGTCAACTAAAGAAGCTCAGTGTCACCAATTGTCATAAGCTATCTGCCTTGCCTGAAGAGATTGGAAAGTTGACCAAGTTAGAAGTGTTGAGGCTAAAATCCTGTACAGACCTAGTAAAACTTCCAGGCTCGATGAAGAGCCTCAAAAAGTTAGACTTTCTTGACATATCTGATTGCTTCAGCATTAGGGAGTTGCCTGAAGACATTGGTGACATAAGCAATTTAAGAAAGATCAACATGAGACAGTGCTTAAGGTTGGAAGAGCTACCTCTATCTGTATTGGATCTTGAGCAGTTAAAGGAAGTGATCTGTGATGAAGAGACAAAATATTTATGGGAATCTTTCTCATCTCACCTGAACAACGTAAGCATAAATGTGGccaaagaaaatatcaatCTTAATTGGCTCCACCACACTCAAATCTGA